From a single Planctellipticum variicoloris genomic region:
- a CDS encoding Sua5/YciO/YrdC/YwlC family protein: protein MKPPILEFRKSDDPRDVMHQACEHLADGRLVAFPTEALYVVAGAPLVDGVAANFAAAGLSPGAILGLRVPEELPDYVDPTPSLAGKLARRCWPGPVTMQFPGESAHGLFEALPRETQALLLAADNRLSLRVPAHEVLQGVLRLSPGPLLLSRETVLPGDPGLTSAAEVVRRHGHAIDLVIDDGPCRYGEATTSILFRDAGWEVTQQGVVTARTLGRLASEVYLFVCTGNTCRSPMAEAIFRRMLAERLNCSDDDLVDHGYIVASAGIAAPVGAPAAREAVDLLAEMRVELRNHESQPLTERLLNQADRVFTMTRGHRQAILAERPDLAGRIELLAGAEGDISDPIGAGREVYEACKDEIQRHLRRVVDEVAPPRSGNA from the coding sequence GTGAAGCCTCCGATTCTTGAGTTCCGTAAGTCGGATGATCCGCGGGATGTCATGCACCAGGCATGCGAACATCTGGCCGACGGACGGCTCGTCGCGTTTCCGACCGAAGCCCTCTATGTTGTCGCCGGCGCCCCGCTTGTCGATGGTGTCGCCGCAAACTTTGCTGCCGCCGGCCTCTCCCCAGGAGCCATCCTGGGACTGCGAGTCCCGGAAGAACTGCCCGACTATGTCGATCCGACACCGTCTCTGGCCGGAAAATTGGCCCGGCGGTGCTGGCCCGGCCCGGTGACTATGCAATTTCCCGGCGAATCCGCCCACGGGTTGTTTGAAGCACTTCCGCGAGAAACTCAAGCGTTGTTGCTGGCGGCGGACAACCGGCTGTCGCTGCGCGTTCCCGCTCATGAAGTTCTGCAAGGCGTTTTGCGACTGTCCCCCGGCCCGCTGCTGCTGTCGCGAGAGACGGTGCTGCCGGGCGATCCGGGACTCACATCAGCGGCGGAAGTCGTGCGGCGGCATGGTCATGCGATTGATCTAGTGATCGACGACGGGCCGTGTCGCTACGGGGAAGCGACGACCTCGATTCTGTTTCGGGACGCCGGCTGGGAAGTCACGCAGCAGGGGGTTGTGACGGCCCGGACGCTGGGACGGCTGGCGAGCGAGGTCTATCTTTTCGTCTGTACGGGAAACACCTGTCGGAGCCCGATGGCGGAGGCGATTTTTCGCCGGATGCTGGCGGAACGGCTGAACTGTTCGGACGACGATCTGGTTGACCACGGATACATCGTGGCATCGGCCGGAATCGCCGCTCCAGTGGGGGCTCCTGCGGCCCGCGAGGCGGTCGACCTCCTGGCGGAAATGAGAGTCGAACTGAGAAATCATGAAAGTCAGCCACTGACCGAACGGTTGCTGAATCAGGCCGACCGCGTGTTTACGATGACACGCGGGCACCGCCAGGCGATTCTGGCGGAACGACCCGATCTGGCCGGGAGGATCGAGCTGCTGGCGGGAGCGGAAGGGGACATTTCGGATCCGATCGGTGCGGGTCGCGAAGTCTATGAGGCTTGCAAGGACGAAATACAGCGGCATTTACGGCGAGTTGTCGACGAAGTCGCGCCGCCGCGATCCGGAAATGCTTGA
- a CDS encoding SpoIIE family protein phosphatase, with translation MARLVLLQEGQALPYEISGEEAVLGRHPECTVQLNSNMVSRKHARVFRRGDGFSIEDLGSGNGTFVNGKKIEGSTVLKHQDRIKLGPLLLRYETEAVSAAPVPQSESFTSGGGTIEVDPYSLADDDVSSIMGQTGSVGGFGNLDVQPEAKLKAVLEISRSLAGTVDLEALLPRILETLFKIFPHADRGSILFKHPETGKLIPKAYRHRRAGDDESVKLSRTILKTVLEKKTGVLSADATNDSRFEASESISNLTIRSMMCVPMLGLDAEVMGVIHIDTQNAFNQFKEDDLDLLVAVAGQAALSYESARLLTTALEKEKQDREMDIAMNVQRALLPESLPTVDGWDFFASYDSAQAVGGDYYDCLRLGEDRICIAFGDVAGKGVPASLVMSRLSSVVANTVQFVADMGEAAYRINNQMCAKAVEGRFVTFVLGLIHLQTGELSLVNAGHMPIMVRRADGTIEEFGDNLIGIPLGVMEDFPYDVATRIVQPGETVVIYTDGVSEAMNPASDLYGVPRIMEVITEQGPCTAAKLGVALREDVRRHANGRPQNDDITLMVFGRRG, from the coding sequence ATGGCCAGGCTGGTATTGCTGCAGGAGGGGCAGGCGTTGCCCTATGAAATTTCGGGAGAAGAGGCGGTGCTCGGCCGTCATCCCGAGTGCACCGTCCAGCTCAACTCCAATATGGTCTCGCGAAAGCACGCGCGTGTGTTCCGCCGGGGCGACGGCTTTTCCATCGAAGATCTCGGCAGCGGCAACGGAACCTTCGTCAACGGCAAGAAGATCGAAGGATCGACGGTTCTCAAGCATCAGGACCGGATCAAGCTGGGGCCGCTGCTGCTGAGGTATGAAACCGAGGCTGTCAGCGCAGCTCCGGTCCCTCAGAGCGAATCGTTCACAAGCGGCGGCGGGACGATCGAAGTCGACCCCTACAGTCTGGCGGATGACGACGTCTCCTCGATCATGGGGCAGACCGGTTCGGTGGGGGGGTTTGGCAACCTCGATGTGCAGCCGGAAGCCAAGCTCAAAGCCGTCCTGGAAATCAGTCGCAGCCTCGCCGGCACGGTCGATCTGGAAGCCCTGCTGCCGCGCATCCTGGAAACGCTGTTCAAGATCTTCCCGCACGCGGACCGCGGCAGCATCCTGTTCAAGCATCCGGAAACCGGCAAGCTGATTCCCAAGGCCTATCGACACCGACGGGCCGGTGACGACGAGTCGGTCAAGCTGAGCCGGACGATCTTGAAAACTGTGCTCGAAAAGAAGACCGGCGTCCTGTCGGCCGACGCGACCAACGATTCCCGGTTCGAGGCCAGCGAGTCGATTTCCAACCTGACGATCCGGTCGATGATGTGCGTCCCGATGCTGGGGCTCGACGCGGAAGTGATGGGCGTCATCCACATCGACACGCAGAATGCATTCAATCAATTCAAGGAAGACGATCTGGATCTGCTCGTCGCCGTCGCCGGACAGGCGGCGCTCTCCTACGAGTCGGCCCGGCTGCTGACCACCGCTCTGGAAAAGGAAAAGCAGGATCGCGAGATGGATATCGCGATGAACGTGCAGCGGGCGCTGCTGCCGGAATCGCTCCCCACCGTCGACGGCTGGGACTTCTTTGCGTCCTACGATTCGGCCCAGGCGGTCGGCGGCGACTATTACGACTGCCTGCGCCTCGGTGAGGATCGAATCTGCATCGCCTTCGGCGACGTTGCCGGAAAGGGCGTGCCCGCGTCGCTGGTCATGTCCCGGCTGTCGAGCGTGGTTGCCAATACCGTGCAGTTCGTGGCCGATATGGGCGAAGCCGCGTATCGGATCAACAACCAGATGTGCGCGAAGGCGGTCGAGGGGCGATTTGTCACGTTTGTGCTGGGACTGATCCATCTGCAGACCGGAGAACTGTCGCTCGTGAACGCCGGACACATGCCGATCATGGTGCGACGTGCCGACGGGACGATTGAAGAGTTTGGCGACAATCTGATCGGAATCCCGCTCGGCGTCATGGAGGATTTTCCCTACGACGTCGCGACGCGAATCGTTCAGCCTGGGGAAACCGTCGTGATCTACACCGACGGCGTCAGCGAAGCCATGAATCCGGCTTCCGACTTGTACGGTGTGCCGCGCATCATGGAAGTCATCACCGAGCAGGGGCCATGCACCGCCGCGAAACTGGGGGTCGCCCTGCGCGAGGACGTCCGCCGGCACGCAAACGGCCGGCCGCAGAATGACGACATTACTTTGATGGTCTTCGGACGACGGGGCTGA
- a CDS encoding glucuronate isomerase produces MSAELEHRLLAELDKIVLIDPHSHINPCSAASETLADLLGYHYYTELAHSAGLAKGQIEEPGLDPKTKVGRLVECLDRLDNTVQVSWLVALCQRFFGLTDDRITPANWESLYDRAQAKMAEPDWETQCLRQSGLERVFLTNDFDDSLQGFDTHRYIPCLRTDDLVFHLAKTETRQRLTKATGIEISGVASLRQAIDGLFRHFTSRQARACAISLPPWFAPAAVSTADADAVLSKLLTGKDLSADESVQLSQFVFWTLTESCAEYRLPFDLMIGVNRRVYPTGVFQGQDLFDQRVSLIQYQALFNAFPTVTFPISVLAQISNHELVSYSWIFPNVVTNGHWWYSNIPAYIEPDCRARLQAVPRTKQIGYYSDMYKLEFGWPKFQMYRQILARILTQDFVIDRRWSESEALALGRQVLRGNVESIFGV; encoded by the coding sequence ATGTCTGCCGAGCTGGAACATCGACTCCTGGCCGAACTCGACAAGATCGTCCTGATCGATCCCCATTCGCACATCAATCCCTGCTCGGCGGCATCTGAAACGCTCGCCGACCTGCTGGGCTATCACTACTACACCGAGCTGGCGCATTCGGCAGGGCTGGCGAAGGGGCAGATTGAAGAGCCCGGGCTGGATCCGAAAACGAAAGTCGGCCGGCTGGTGGAGTGCCTCGATCGGCTGGATAACACCGTGCAAGTGAGCTGGCTGGTCGCGCTGTGCCAGCGATTCTTCGGGTTGACCGACGACCGGATCACGCCCGCCAACTGGGAGTCCCTGTACGACCGGGCGCAGGCGAAGATGGCCGAGCCGGACTGGGAGACACAATGTCTGCGGCAGAGCGGTCTGGAGCGGGTGTTTCTCACGAACGATTTTGACGACTCGCTCCAGGGGTTCGATACCCATCGATACATTCCCTGCCTGCGTACCGACGATCTGGTGTTTCATCTGGCAAAGACCGAGACACGACAGCGGCTGACGAAAGCGACCGGAATCGAGATCAGCGGGGTGGCATCGTTGCGGCAAGCAATCGATGGGCTGTTCCGCCATTTTACGAGCCGCCAGGCGCGGGCCTGTGCGATTTCGCTCCCGCCGTGGTTTGCGCCGGCTGCGGTAAGCACCGCCGACGCGGACGCGGTGCTGTCGAAGCTGTTGACTGGCAAGGACTTATCGGCGGACGAATCGGTCCAGCTGAGTCAGTTCGTGTTCTGGACGTTGACGGAGTCATGTGCGGAATATCGCTTGCCGTTCGACCTGATGATCGGCGTCAACCGGCGGGTCTATCCGACAGGCGTCTTCCAGGGGCAGGATCTGTTCGATCAAAGGGTTTCGCTGATCCAGTATCAGGCGCTGTTCAACGCCTTTCCGACCGTGACATTTCCAATCTCCGTTCTGGCTCAGATCAGCAACCACGAACTGGTCAGCTATAGCTGGATTTTCCCCAATGTCGTCACCAACGGACACTGGTGGTACTCCAACATTCCCGCCTATATCGAGCCGGATTGCCGCGCCCGACTGCAGGCGGTGCCGCGGACGAAGCAGATCGGCTACTACAGCGACATGTACAAACTGGAGTTCGGCTGGCCGAAGTTCCAGATGTACCGGCAGATTCTGGCCCGGATCCTGACGCAGGACTTCGTCATTGACCGTCGGTGGTCGGAATCCGAGGCGCTGGCTCTGGGGCGGCAGGTCCTGCGGGGAAACGTCGAGTCGATTTTCGGAGTGTAG